The following coding sequences are from one Macaca nemestrina isolate mMacNem1 chromosome 1, mMacNem.hap1, whole genome shotgun sequence window:
- the LOC105498159 gene encoding transgelin-2 — MANRGPAYGLSREVQQKIEKQYDADLEQILIQWITTQCRKDVGQPQPGRENFQNWLKDGTVLCELINALYPEGQAPVKKIQASTMAFKQMEQISQFLQAAERYGINTTDIFQTVDLWEGKNMACVQRTLMNLGGLAVARDDGLFSGDPNWFPKKSKENPRNFSDNQLQEGKNVIGLQMGTNRGASQAGMTGYGMPRQIL; from the exons ATGGCTAACAGGGGACCTGCATATGGCCTGAGCCGGGAGGTGCAGCAGAAGATTGAGAAACAGTATGATGCAGATCTGGAGCAGATCCTGATCCAGTGGATCACCACCCAGTGCCGAAAGGATGTGGGCCAGCCCCAGCCTGGACGCGAGAACTTCCAGAACTGGCTCAAGGATGGCACG GTGCTATGTGAGCTCATTAATGCACTGTACCCCGAGGGGCAGGCCCCAGTAAAGAAGATCCAGGCCTCCACCATGGCCTTCAAGCAGATGGAGCAGATCTCTCAGTTCCTGCAAGCAGCTGAGCGCTATGGCATTAACACCACCGACATCTTCCAAACTGTGGACCTCTGGGAAG GAAAGAACATGGCCTGTGTGCAGCGGACGCTGATGAATCTGGGTGGGCTGGCAGTAGCACGGGATGATGGACTCTTCTCTGGGGATCCCAATTGGTTCCCTAA GAAATCCAAGGAGAATCCTCGGAACTTTTCGGACAACCAGCTGCAAGAGGGCAAGAACGTGATCGGGTTACAGATGGGCACCAACCGCGGGGCATCTCAGGCAGGCATGACTGGCTACGGGATGCCACGCCAGATCCTCTGA